In Oryzias melastigma strain HK-1 linkage group LG18, ASM292280v2, whole genome shotgun sequence, one DNA window encodes the following:
- the npy2rl gene encoding neuropeptide Y receptor Y2, like, whose product MEAVGAANTTQAELRLLATPDDEPDSLDYRDYGQNADAPLPTGFEGVSFPEDPIRLLSVQVVLILAYSTIIVLGVLGNSLVIYVIYRFKTLRTVTNFFIANLAVADLLVNTLCLPFTLVYTLQGEWKFGSTLCFLLPYAQGLAVHVSTVTLNVIALDRHRCIVYHLETRMRKDVCFGVIALTWVLSAVLASPLAIFREYGSFTLEPGHTIQVCTEKWPGKSTDGTIYSISMLILQYFLPLSIISFAYARIWSKLRGHVSPAEGGANSSAGSERHRRRRKTTKMLVTMVVVFAVSWLPFHAFQLATDIDNTVLDMRDFRLLYTIFHVVAMCSTFANPLLYGWMNRNYRAAFLAVFKCRRGADRGRSGRLDMVHPINGGGGGRAKKIVLETQEAVSAHLNATDV is encoded by the exons ATGGAGGCTGTCGGAGCGGCGAACACGACGCAGGCGGAGCTTCGCCTCTTGGCCACGCCTGACGACGAGCCCGATAGTCTGGATTACCGGGATTACGGCCAGAACGCCGACGCCCCTCTGCCCACGGGGTTCGAGGGCGTTAGCTTCCCGGAGGACCCCATCCGCCTGCTGAGCGTGCAG GTGGTGTTGATCTTGGCCTACAGCACCATCATCGTGTTGGGGGTTCTGGGTAATTCTCTCGTCATCTACGTCATCTATCGCTTCAAGACACTGAGAACTGTCACCAACTTCTTCATCGCTAATCTCGCCGTCG CCGACCTGCTGGTCAACACGCTGTGCCTGCCCTTCACGCTGGTCTACACGCTGCAGGGCGAGTGGAAGTTCGGCAGCACCCTCTGCTTCCTGCTGCCCTACGCCCAGGGGCTCGCCGTGCACGTCTCCACGGTGACGCTCAACGTCATCGCCCTGGACCGACACAG GTGCATCGTGTACCACCTGGAGACCAGGATGCGCAAGGATGTGTGCTTCGGCGTGATAGCGCTGACGTGGGTGCTGAGCGCCGTGCTGGCCAGCCCTCTGGCCATCTTTAGGGAGTACGGCTCATTCACGCTGGAGCCGGGACACACCATCCAG GTCTGCACGGAGAAGTGGCCCGGAAAAAGCACCGACGGCACCATCTACAGCATCTCCATGTTGATCCTGCAGTACTTCCTGCCACTCTCCATCATCTCCTTCGCCTACGCTCGTATCTGGTCCAAACTACGGGGCCACGTCAGCCCAGCGGAGGGCGGCGCCAACAGCAGTGCCGGTTCCGAGCGCCACCGTCGGCGGCGGAAAACGACCAAGATGCTGGTGACCATGGTGGTGGTGTTTGCCGTCAGCTGGCTGCCCTTCCACGCCTTCCAGCTCGCCACCGACATCGACAACACGGTGCTGGACATGCGCGACTTCCGCCTCCTCTACACCATCTTCCACGTGGTCGCCATGTGCTCCACCTTCGCCAACCCTTTACTCTACGGCTGGATGAACCGCAACTACCGCGCCGCCTTCCTAGCAGTCTTCAAGTGCCGCAGGGGGGCAGACCGAGGGAGGAGCGGTCGACTGGACATGGTTCACCCCATCAACGGAGGAGGCGGTGGGCGGGCTAAGAAGATAGTCCTGGAAACCCAGGAAGCGGTTTCTGCACATCTCAACGCCACAGATGTTTGA